Genomic DNA from Shouchella patagoniensis:
ACGGGAGCTTTATGAAGAAACCGGTAGTAAAGACTATCAAATCATCGAACAAATAAATCAGAAACTCCATTTTTCATTCCCGGATGATATTGCCAAAAAAATTGGCTATTCACATCAACAAACAACTTTTTTTCTCGTACGATATATAGCAGCAGCACAAAAAATCTATTTTAACTACACCACACAGCTTTTTTATCAAGATATGCGTGTAGAAGATATTTTTTATGAATTAGGGACGTTTTATCCTAATTGGAATGTAGAGTTGGCAATGACGTTATGTGAGCAATTTTCGCTTTCAATAAAAGCACGTTATCACCGCTTATCCACTGGTCAAGCAAGTGTCATGCGAACCATTTGTTCTCTAGCTGTTAGAACGCCAGTAACATTACTTGATGAACCAACGACGGGAATGGATGAAACAATGAGAGTTTTGTTCCACAAAGTACTTCTTAAAGAATTTCTTGATTCTCCACGTTTGTTTCTAATGACCACACATCATCTGGAAGAAACCGAATTCATTCTTGATCATATTCTTCTTATGAAAAAGGGGAAAATTGTACGACATGATGATTTAGAATCAATTAAGGAAAATGGATTAATTGTGGAAGGCCCAAGGGAGAAGGTGACTGAATTCTCAAAGGGTTACGTGATCGATCAATTACAAGAAAGTTCGATAGCGGAGTATTCAAGATTATTAGTGAAAAACAGCTTCAATTATTCTGATTACCGTGCCGCTGCTGAAGCAGGGCTTACGGTTCGCCCAATGACGGTTAGTGAGTTTTGTTCATACCACACTCATGATGAAAGAGGGAGAATAGAAGATGTTTTCCAATAAAGAAGGAGAGAACCAATTGTTTTGGCCTGTAGTCAAACAACAGTATTTTTATAAACTACGACATAACTTTCTGTTTGTTTTTTTCTTATTATTTATGCAACTAGTTGGACTGTTTGTTTCCGTTTCGCCACATAGTGATTTTGATTATTATGGTGGTCAAGTACAAGTCTATTATTTGTCAACT
This window encodes:
- a CDS encoding NUDIX domain-containing protein, with protein sequence MIRFAVGAIIIMENEFLLVKKQTVETLTGKQSIAYEIDFVKGGLETEECNEAALLRELYEETGSKDYQIIEQINQKLHFSFPDDIAKKIGYSHQQTTFFLVRYIAAAQKIYFNYTTQLFYQDMRVEDIFYELGTFYPNWNVELAMTLCEQFSLSIKARYHRLSTGQASVMRTICSLAVRTPVTLLDEPTTGMDETMRVLFHKVLLKEFLDSPRLFLMTTHHLEETEFILDHILLMKKGKIVRHDDLESIKENGLIVEGPREKVTEFSKGYVIDQLQESSIAEYSRLLVKNSFNYSDYRAAAEAGLTVRPMTVSEFCSYHTHDERGRIEDVFQ